A genomic window from Halorubrum lacusprofundi ATCC 49239 includes:
- a CDS encoding PHP domain-containing protein: protein MLGDEERPPVTRPRTRVDAHVKVLDDDVVALAKERGIDALVYAPHFTRLPTIRKRAARFSDDDLTVVPAREVFTGDWGNRRHILVLGLDEPVPDYITFEAAMAEADRQDAVVLAPHPGFATISLTRPEIAAHSTRIDAVETYNTKLLPHQNARTRRIAEATDQPGFGSSYAHLPGTVGEAWTEFDGDYDGVDGVVDAFREARPRTVVHRGGIGHQLRGLVEFAHLAYENTWEKLDRQFLSGDEPTLPSNVAYEGRFNDVSVYSGTLSDYRPK, encoded by the coding sequence TTGCTCGGCGACGAAGAACGCCCACCCGTGACTCGACCGAGAACGCGCGTCGACGCCCACGTGAAGGTGCTCGACGACGACGTCGTGGCCCTCGCGAAGGAACGAGGGATCGACGCGCTCGTATACGCCCCGCACTTTACCCGCCTGCCGACGATCCGGAAGCGGGCTGCCCGGTTCTCCGACGACGACCTGACCGTGGTTCCCGCCCGGGAGGTGTTCACCGGCGACTGGGGGAACCGACGGCACATCCTCGTTCTCGGCTTGGACGAGCCCGTTCCCGACTACATTACCTTCGAGGCGGCGATGGCGGAGGCCGACCGGCAGGATGCGGTCGTGCTCGCGCCGCACCCGGGGTTCGCGACCATCTCGCTCACCCGCCCAGAGATCGCGGCCCACAGCACCCGGATCGACGCGGTCGAGACGTACAACACGAAGCTTCTCCCCCACCAGAACGCTCGGACGCGGCGAATCGCCGAGGCCACCGACCAGCCGGGGTTCGGCTCGTCGTATGCTCACCTTCCCGGCACCGTCGGCGAGGCGTGGACCGAGTTCGACGGTGACTACGACGGCGTCGACGGGGTCGTCGACGCCTTCCGCGAGGCGCGGCCTCGCACCGTAGTCCACCGCGGTGGGATCGGTCATCAGCTCCGCGGGCTCGTGGAGTTCGCTCACCTCGCGTACGAGAACACCTGGGAGAAGCTCGATCGACAGTTCCTCTCCGGCGACGAGCCGACCCTTCCGAGCAACGTCGCCTACGAGGGACGGTTCAACGACGTGAGCGTCTACTCCGGGACGCTCTCCGACTACCGGCCGAAGTGA
- a CDS encoding ribonuclease P protein component 4, which translates to MGIPSERIDRLFALAREAVVDDEYDRAREYVALARRIAERNRCGVPAEFSRKTCDDCDVYLRPGKTGRVRLRPGRVVVRCRECGATARYPFD; encoded by the coding sequence ATGGGGATCCCGTCGGAACGGATCGATCGGCTGTTCGCGCTCGCCCGCGAGGCCGTCGTCGACGACGAGTACGACCGCGCGCGGGAGTACGTCGCGCTCGCGCGTCGGATCGCGGAGCGGAACCGCTGTGGCGTCCCCGCCGAGTTCTCACGGAAGACCTGTGACGACTGCGACGTCTACCTCCGACCGGGAAAGACGGGTCGCGTCCGGCTCCGCCCCGGCCGGGTCGTCGTCCGATGTCGCGAATGCGGGGCAACCGCGCGGTACCCGTTTGATTGA
- a CDS encoding pyridoxal-phosphate dependent enzyme — METTETTTAFRGLESRASGRVHETADPTTVSAEEQARGLDPAYDYDAVDPETLLESPRDGPAGTGRGHWRFDALLPFPADVAISAGEGATPLVPTERLADELDVDAVYVKDEGRNPTGTVLDRGLSVALTAVAARAAEGQDVEPLACASPGNAGQSMAAYAGRADLRSYAFVPSRCAFSNKAMTNVHGGDMRVVGGRFPDAADAVDEQLETDYTDLGEFVTPYRHDGVKTLAFELVADLDAAPDVVIVPTGSGEVVAGIYKGFSELERVGAIDDVPKIVAAQAAGCAPIAAAIERDLDEPEPWSTPDTICGELEIADPAGGAAAVEAVRESGGTAVGVEDDDILASAVAVAQNEVMEMGATGGAAPAGAWALKEDGFFDGDETVILVNSDAGLKTPDVLRSHLMGQGI, encoded by the coding sequence ATGGAGACGACGGAGACGACGACGGCGTTCCGCGGGCTGGAGAGTCGCGCGTCGGGTCGCGTCCACGAGACGGCCGACCCGACGACCGTCTCGGCCGAGGAGCAGGCGCGCGGGCTCGACCCCGCCTACGACTACGACGCGGTCGACCCGGAGACGCTGCTGGAGTCTCCCCGCGACGGCCCCGCTGGGACGGGCCGCGGCCACTGGCGCTTCGACGCGCTGCTCCCGTTCCCCGCCGATGTCGCGATTTCGGCGGGCGAGGGTGCCACGCCCCTCGTCCCGACCGAGCGGCTCGCCGACGAACTCGACGTCGACGCGGTGTACGTCAAAGACGAGGGGCGGAACCCGACGGGCACCGTGCTCGACCGCGGCCTCTCGGTCGCGCTCACCGCGGTCGCCGCGCGGGCCGCCGAGGGCCAAGACGTGGAGCCGCTCGCGTGCGCGAGCCCCGGGAACGCCGGACAGTCGATGGCGGCGTACGCGGGCCGAGCCGATCTGCGGTCGTACGCCTTCGTCCCCTCCCGCTGTGCGTTCTCGAACAAGGCGATGACGAACGTCCACGGCGGCGACATGCGCGTGGTCGGCGGGCGCTTCCCGGACGCCGCTGACGCAGTCGACGAGCAGCTGGAGACCGACTACACCGACCTCGGGGAGTTCGTGACGCCGTACCGCCACGACGGAGTCAAGACGCTCGCGTTCGAGCTGGTCGCCGACCTCGACGCGGCGCCCGATGTCGTCATCGTGCCGACCGGCTCCGGTGAGGTCGTCGCCGGGATTTATAAGGGCTTCTCGGAGCTGGAGCGCGTCGGCGCGATCGACGATGTCCCGAAGATCGTCGCGGCGCAGGCCGCGGGCTGTGCGCCGATCGCGGCCGCGATCGAACGCGACCTCGACGAGCCGGAGCCGTGGTCGACGCCCGACACGATCTGCGGCGAGTTGGAGATCGCCGACCCCGCGGGCGGCGCGGCCGCAGTCGAGGCGGTCCGCGAGAGCGGCGGTACCGCTGTGGGCGTCGAGGACGATGACATTCTCGCGAGCGCGGTCGCGGTCGCGCAAAACGAGGTGATGGAGATGGGCGCCACCGGCGGCGCCGCGCCCGCCGGCGCGTGGGCGCTCAAGGAGGACGGCTTCTTCGACGGCGACGAGACGGTGATCCTCGTGAACAGCGACGCCGGGCTCAAGACGCCGGACGTGCTGCGCAGCCACCTGATGGGACAGGGTATTTAA
- a CDS encoding Rrf2 family transcriptional regulator has protein sequence MSSIELTSSQKSILTALINLYGEQEDAVKGEAIAEEVDRNPGTIRNQMQSLKALQLVEGVPGPKGGYKPTSNAYEALDIQRMDEPADVPIFHEGEEVTGVNVDGIDLSSVHHPELCRAEIHVQGSVRDFHEGDSVTVGPTPLSKLVIDGTVDGKDDTANVLILRIDDMRAPDEPAEH, from the coding sequence ATGTCATCGATTGAGCTTACATCGAGTCAGAAAAGCATCCTCACGGCCCTCATCAACCTGTACGGGGAACAGGAAGACGCCGTCAAAGGCGAGGCGATCGCCGAGGAAGTCGACCGCAATCCCGGCACGATCCGCAACCAGATGCAGAGCCTGAAGGCCCTCCAGCTGGTCGAGGGCGTCCCCGGCCCGAAGGGCGGCTACAAGCCCACCTCGAACGCGTACGAGGCGCTCGACATCCAGCGGATGGACGAGCCCGCCGACGTCCCCATCTTCCACGAGGGCGAGGAGGTCACGGGCGTCAACGTCGACGGGATCGACCTCTCCAGCGTTCACCACCCCGAGCTCTGCCGCGCCGAGATCCACGTCCAGGGCTCCGTCCGCGACTTCCATGAGGGCGACTCCGTCACGGTCGGCCCGACACCGCTCTCGAAGCTCGTCATCGACGGGACTGTCGACGGGAAAGACGACACCGCCAACGTCCTCATCCTCCGAATCGACGACATGCGAGCGCCCGACGAGCCCGCCGAGCACTAA
- a CDS encoding NAD(P)/FAD-dependent oxidoreductase: protein MSTQVVVVGSGYAGAGAVKAFEDEVGEGEADLTWISEHDYHLVLHEVHRAIRNPAVAEKITIPVDEIKSPESNFVRGRVVDVDTNEQVVETDDGTTVDYDYLLLGVGSTTAFFGIEGLEENAHQLKSLADAKAIHEDVRSAAAEATRSDPVEVIVGGAGLSGIQTAGEIAEYRDKHRAPVDIKLVEGLDEVFPGNDPQLQGALRQRLEDADIEILTGDFISKADEDAVYFGGGEDEEPEELSYDVLIWTGGITGQPELENVEVEKDERSNRVHAGSDFTTSDDRVFAIGDTALVEQGDDDVAPPTAQAAWQAAEVAGENLARAARGAPLQSWEHTDKGTVVSVGEDAVAHDVMGMPIKTFGGTPAKLLKKSIAVRWIAKISSTGRGVSAFGDM from the coding sequence ATGAGTACACAGGTCGTCGTCGTCGGTTCCGGGTACGCCGGTGCAGGGGCAGTGAAGGCGTTCGAAGACGAGGTTGGCGAGGGTGAGGCCGATCTCACGTGGATCTCGGAGCACGACTACCACCTCGTTCTCCACGAGGTCCACCGCGCGATCCGCAACCCCGCGGTCGCCGAGAAGATCACCATCCCGGTCGACGAGATCAAATCCCCCGAGTCCAACTTCGTACGGGGCCGCGTCGTCGACGTCGACACCAACGAGCAGGTCGTCGAGACCGACGACGGGACGACCGTCGACTACGACTACCTCCTGTTAGGCGTCGGCTCCACGACCGCTTTCTTTGGGATCGAGGGACTCGAAGAGAACGCCCACCAACTCAAGAGCCTCGCCGACGCGAAGGCGATCCACGAGGACGTCCGGTCGGCTGCCGCCGAGGCGACCCGCTCGGACCCCGTCGAGGTCATCGTCGGCGGCGCCGGGCTCTCCGGCATCCAGACCGCGGGCGAAATCGCGGAGTACCGCGATAAACACCGCGCGCCCGTCGATATCAAGCTCGTCGAGGGACTCGACGAGGTCTTCCCGGGCAACGATCCCCAGCTTCAGGGCGCGCTCCGCCAGCGGCTCGAAGACGCCGACATCGAAATACTCACCGGCGACTTCATCTCGAAGGCCGATGAGGACGCGGTGTACTTCGGCGGCGGCGAAGACGAGGAGCCCGAGGAACTCTCGTACGACGTGCTGATCTGGACCGGCGGCATCACCGGCCAGCCGGAGCTTGAGAACGTCGAGGTCGAGAAGGACGAGCGTTCGAACCGCGTCCACGCCGGCTCCGACTTCACCACCAGCGACGACCGCGTGTTCGCTATCGGCGACACCGCGCTCGTCGAGCAGGGCGACGACGACGTGGCGCCGCCGACGGCACAGGCCGCCTGGCAGGCCGCCGAGGTCGCCGGCGAGAACCTCGCGCGCGCCGCCCGCGGCGCGCCCCTCCAGTCGTGGGAACACACGGACAAGGGGACCGTCGTCTCGGTCGGCGAGGACGCGGTCGCCCACGACGTGATGGGGATGCCGATCAAGACGTTCGGCGGCACCCCCGCGAAGCTGCTGAAGAAGTCCATCGCGGTGCGATGGATCGCGAAGATCTCCTCGACCGGGCGCGGCGTGAGCGCGTTCGGCGATATGTAG
- the rocF gene encoding arginase yields MTTVRIIGAPTDYGANRRGVDMGPSAIRYAGLADQLASAGVETVDAGDLAVPRAEERDPDAEAPHEGDAKFLRETADVCRRLADEVSGTLAEGSVPLALGGDHSIAIGSLVGSARDAEIGAVWFDAHADLNTPATTPSGNVHGMPLAAALGLGEFEGSDWATAPGLNPENVALVGLRSVDDAEIDVIRDHGFAAYTMSDIDDRGITDVTEEAMAEASAGVDGVHVSLDLDWLDPKEAPGVGTPVRGGVTYREAHRAMESVAETDCVRSMELVEVNPTLDQHNETAELATELAASAFGKRVL; encoded by the coding sequence ATGACCACTGTCAGGATCATTGGCGCACCGACCGACTACGGGGCGAACCGACGCGGTGTGGACATGGGGCCGTCAGCGATCCGCTACGCCGGGCTGGCCGACCAGCTCGCGAGCGCCGGCGTCGAGACCGTCGACGCGGGCGACCTCGCGGTCCCCCGCGCGGAGGAGCGTGACCCGGACGCGGAGGCCCCGCACGAGGGGGACGCGAAGTTCCTCCGCGAAACCGCCGACGTCTGCCGCCGGCTCGCGGACGAGGTGAGCGGGACGCTCGCCGAGGGGTCTGTGCCGCTCGCACTCGGCGGAGACCACTCGATCGCCATCGGTTCGCTCGTCGGCTCCGCGCGCGACGCGGAGATCGGCGCGGTGTGGTTCGACGCTCACGCCGACCTCAACACGCCCGCGACGACGCCCTCCGGGAACGTCCACGGGATGCCGCTCGCGGCCGCGCTCGGCCTCGGCGAGTTCGAGGGGTCGGACTGGGCGACCGCGCCCGGGCTCAATCCGGAAAACGTCGCACTCGTCGGGCTCCGCTCCGTCGACGACGCGGAGATCGACGTGATCCGCGACCACGGGTTCGCGGCGTACACGATGTCAGACATCGATGACCGCGGGATCACGGACGTGACTGAGGAAGCGATGGCCGAAGCGTCGGCCGGCGTCGACGGCGTCCACGTCAGTCTCGATTTAGACTGGCTCGACCCCAAGGAGGCGCCCGGCGTCGGCACCCCCGTCCGCGGGGGCGTCACCTACCGGGAGGCGCACAGGGCGATGGAGTCAGTCGCCGAGACCGATTGTGTCCGGTCGATGGAACTCGTCGAGGTGAATCCGACGCTGGACCAGCACAATGAGACCGCGGAGCTCGCGACGGAACTGGCCGCGAGCGCGTTCGGAAAGCGGGTGCTGTGA
- a CDS encoding GNAT family N-acetyltransferase, producing the protein MYIRDAKNRDEAWLLDAIEQLGLDDVAFRSRDYVIAVDEESGDRAGFGRLRLHRGDEEEENRIELTGIGVLPEWRDRGVGAHVIERLVDTAAADRFETVYVLTDQPEYLTQFGFERVDTDDLPEALSDRLDEKREFLGGDVVGLHLAVDDFEMLDRFREAFKAAEPADAAADDATESPEDFGIDPESATYKYDTGR; encoded by the coding sequence ATGTACATCCGTGACGCCAAGAACCGTGACGAGGCGTGGTTATTGGACGCGATCGAGCAGTTGGGGCTCGACGATGTCGCCTTCCGGTCACGGGATTACGTGATCGCGGTCGACGAGGAGTCGGGTGACCGAGCGGGATTCGGTCGACTGCGTCTGCACCGGGGCGACGAGGAAGAAGAGAATCGGATCGAACTCACCGGAATCGGCGTCCTCCCCGAGTGGCGGGACCGCGGTGTCGGGGCGCACGTGATCGAGCGCCTCGTTGACACCGCGGCCGCGGACCGTTTCGAGACGGTGTACGTGCTCACCGACCAGCCCGAGTACCTGACCCAGTTCGGCTTCGAGCGGGTCGACACCGACGACCTCCCCGAGGCGCTCTCGGACCGGCTCGACGAGAAGCGCGAGTTCCTCGGTGGCGACGTGGTCGGCCTGCACCTGGCCGTCGACGACTTCGAGATGCTCGACCGGTTCCGCGAGGCGTTCAAGGCCGCCGAGCCGGCTGACGCCGCCGCTGACGACGCGACCGAGTCGCCCGAGGACTTCGGAATCGATCCCGAGTCGGCCACGTATAAGTACGACACGGGTCGGTGA
- the cdd gene encoding cytidine deaminase: MDLIEAARDALDDAHVPYSEYRVGAALRTADGTVYTGCNIENANYSNSLHAEEVALAEAVKNGHREFDRIAVTSGVRDGVTPCGMCRQSLTEFAADDLIVVCDEGDGETSEYTLGELLPNTISEDTLDDAREV; encoded by the coding sequence ATGGACCTGATCGAGGCCGCGCGCGACGCGCTCGACGACGCACACGTCCCGTACTCCGAATACCGCGTCGGCGCCGCGCTTCGGACCGCAGACGGCACCGTCTACACCGGCTGTAACATCGAGAACGCGAACTACTCCAACAGCCTCCACGCCGAGGAGGTCGCGCTGGCGGAGGCGGTGAAGAACGGTCACCGCGAGTTCGATCGGATCGCCGTCACTTCCGGCGTCCGCGACGGCGTCACCCCCTGCGGGATGTGCCGGCAGTCGCTCACGGAGTTTGCGGCCGACGACCTGATCGTCGTCTGCGACGAGGGCGACGGGGAGACCAGCGAGTACACGCTGGGCGAACTGCTCCCGAACACCATCTCCGAGGATACGCTCGACGACGCGCGCGAGGTCTAA
- a CDS encoding ferredoxin--NADP reductase, translating into MDTTATVSAVETVGRDTYALRFDAPDGFAAEPGQFVKLGTEIDGESVARFYTLSSPTIDDTFEVTVGIDTDEGGEFSAFLADAEAGTEMTLSGPFGDQHYDGEPRAVVIAGGPGVGPAVAIAERALDDGAEAAVVYRDDDVSHADRLGRLEARGAAVHLLDADDELDDAVAEALTGSEGETVFVYGFADLVADAEAAIEAAGSDADAAKVENFG; encoded by the coding sequence ATGGACACGACAGCGACGGTCAGCGCGGTCGAGACGGTCGGCCGCGACACGTACGCCCTCCGGTTCGACGCGCCAGACGGCTTCGCCGCCGAACCCGGTCAGTTCGTCAAGCTCGGCACGGAGATCGACGGCGAGTCGGTCGCCCGCTTTTATACCCTCTCGTCGCCGACCATCGACGACACCTTCGAGGTCACGGTCGGCATCGACACCGACGAGGGTGGCGAGTTCTCCGCGTTCCTCGCGGATGCCGAGGCGGGCACGGAGATGACCCTCTCCGGCCCGTTCGGTGACCAGCACTACGACGGCGAGCCGCGCGCGGTGGTCATCGCGGGCGGTCCCGGCGTCGGCCCGGCGGTCGCCATCGCGGAGCGCGCGCTCGACGACGGCGCCGAGGCTGCGGTCGTCTACCGCGACGACGACGTGTCGCACGCGGATCGCTTGGGCCGACTGGAAGCGCGTGGCGCCGCGGTTCACCTGCTCGACGCGGACGACGAGCTTGACGACGCGGTCGCCGAGGCGCTGACGGGCAGCGAGGGCGAGACCGTCTTCGTGTACGGCTTCGCCGACCTCGTCGCTGACGCGGAGGCCGCGATCGAGGCCGCCGGCAGCGACGCCGACGCCGCGAAGGTCGAGAACTTCGGCTAG
- a CDS encoding AI-2E family transporter → MPDRSAPPTWLVGKPGLTALVLLSSLLALFVLLPYLQFILFGVVLAYILFPVQQRAEQHVRPTIAAIVIVLGALLFVLIPIIYLLTIAVQQSLRVVSAVRNGQIDVASIEELLESTGYRIDLVALYESNQERIATSLQEVTSGAIDLAGSLPGLFIGLTITLFVLFALLRDGEQLVAWVQWVLPVDEDILDELREGLDQLMWASVVGNVAVAAIQAALLGVGLAIAGLPAVIFLTVVTFVLTLLPLVGAFGVWVPAAMYLLAVGRPIASAAIAVYGLLVTFSDTYLRPALIGRTGAFNSAIIVIGIFGGLVVFGAVGLFIGPVVLGGAKLVLDCFAREHTGEPTA, encoded by the coding sequence ATGCCAGACAGATCCGCCCCCCCGACGTGGCTCGTCGGGAAACCAGGGCTGACCGCACTCGTCCTGCTGAGCAGTCTCCTCGCGTTGTTCGTCCTCCTGCCGTATCTCCAGTTCATTCTGTTCGGCGTGGTTCTCGCATACATCCTGTTTCCCGTCCAACAACGAGCCGAGCAGCACGTCAGGCCCACAATCGCGGCGATTGTCATTGTCTTGGGCGCGTTACTGTTCGTACTGATCCCGATCATCTATCTCCTCACGATCGCCGTCCAACAGTCGCTCAGGGTCGTGAGTGCCGTCAGAAACGGACAAATCGACGTTGCGTCGATCGAAGAACTCCTCGAGAGTACCGGATACCGCATCGACCTCGTCGCGCTGTACGAATCGAATCAGGAACGGATCGCAACAAGTCTCCAAGAGGTCACGTCAGGGGCGATCGACCTCGCCGGGAGTTTGCCAGGGCTGTTTATCGGACTGACCATCACGCTGTTCGTCCTCTTCGCCCTGTTGCGCGACGGGGAACAGCTCGTGGCGTGGGTCCAGTGGGTGCTGCCGGTCGACGAGGACATCCTGGACGAACTCCGCGAGGGACTGGATCAGCTCATGTGGGCCTCTGTCGTCGGGAACGTCGCCGTCGCGGCCATTCAGGCGGCGCTCCTCGGCGTCGGGCTCGCGATCGCCGGCCTCCCCGCCGTGATCTTTCTCACGGTCGTTACGTTCGTGCTGACGCTGCTCCCGCTCGTCGGCGCGTTCGGCGTCTGGGTCCCGGCTGCAATGTATCTCCTCGCAGTCGGACGACCGATTGCCAGCGCGGCGATAGCCGTGTACGGCCTGCTCGTTACCTTCTCCGATACGTACCTCCGACCCGCGCTAATCGGTCGGACCGGCGCATTCAACTCCGCTATCATCGTCATCGGCATCTTCGGCGGGCTCGTCGTATTCGGCGCCGTCGGCCTGTTCATCGGCCCCGTCGTCCTCGGCGGCGCGAAACTCGTCCTCGATTGCTTCGCTCGGGAACACACCGGAGAGCCGACTGCTTGA
- a CDS encoding metal-dependent hydrolase, producing the protein MNKRGHVLNALLLALGLGFVIEPGLDMATARTVAEITVPIVLGALFPDVDTAFGRHRKTLHSLPVLGIFLAYPIVFGNLQYVWIGVLTHYALDVIGSRRGIALFHPLSDTEYGMPTGVTTSSKYADLVTVIVTAVELAVFWALHTYVVTLDLDISAAASEAAAGLGI; encoded by the coding sequence ATGAACAAACGCGGCCACGTCCTCAACGCCCTCCTGCTCGCGCTCGGGCTCGGCTTCGTCATCGAGCCCGGCCTCGACATGGCCACTGCCCGGACCGTCGCCGAGATCACTGTCCCGATCGTGTTGGGGGCGCTGTTCCCCGACGTCGACACCGCCTTCGGTCGCCACCGGAAGACGCTCCACAGCCTCCCAGTCCTCGGGATCTTCCTCGCGTACCCGATCGTGTTCGGGAACCTCCAGTACGTCTGGATCGGCGTGTTGACCCACTACGCCCTTGATGTGATCGGGAGCCGCCGCGGGATCGCGCTGTTCCACCCGCTATCCGACACCGAATACGGGATGCCGACCGGCGTAACGACGAGCAGCAAGTACGCGGATCTCGTCACCGTGATCGTTACGGCCGTGGAACTGGCGGTCTTCTGGGCGCTCCACACCTACGTCGTGACCCTCGATCTCGATATCTCGGCGGCCGCCTCAGAGGCGGCTGCAGGGCTCGGAATCTGA
- a CDS encoding pyridoxal phosphate-dependent aminotransferase, translated as MEYEEPKFFHVMQYAGAADGDVIDMVSGNPDWEPPATLREALREYADLPSAEFQYPPSEGLLELREAIAERRNVDADRVVVTNGTGEANYLAIARAFERDAGDEALLMDPVYPYYPGKTDMLGGESTLVPTERDGGLDVDAIREAASEDTALIVLNTPNNPTGAVYDLDAVREVVAVADAVDALVMVDEVYDHFDLTGEFESALMLDSDRVIVTSGFSKSMAITGFRVGYGIFPEAHVGDAKTRHMLVNVAGARPSQYAVHHALAETPPSYYAEARELLADRVDAFTDALDAAGAEYTRPEGAFYVLARFEGFPGTMENVKRLIDEAGVAGMPGDAFGTARGEWIRFALVTPRAAEAAERLADYFGD; from the coding sequence ATGGAGTACGAGGAGCCGAAGTTCTTCCACGTGATGCAGTACGCGGGCGCGGCCGACGGCGACGTCATCGACATGGTGAGCGGCAATCCCGACTGGGAGCCACCGGCCACCCTCCGGGAGGCGCTCCGTGAGTACGCCGACCTCCCCTCAGCGGAGTTCCAGTACCCGCCGAGCGAGGGACTGTTGGAGCTTCGCGAGGCGATCGCCGAGCGTCGGAACGTCGACGCCGACCGCGTGGTGGTCACGAACGGAACCGGCGAGGCGAATTACCTCGCGATAGCGCGCGCATTCGAGCGTGACGCGGGCGACGAGGCGCTACTGATGGATCCCGTCTACCCGTACTACCCCGGCAAGACGGACATGCTCGGCGGGGAGTCGACGCTCGTCCCGACCGAGCGCGACGGCGGGCTCGATGTCGACGCGATCCGCGAGGCCGCAAGCGAAGACACCGCCCTCATCGTCCTGAACACGCCGAACAACCCGACTGGCGCCGTGTACGACCTCGACGCAGTCCGCGAGGTCGTCGCGGTCGCCGACGCGGTCGACGCCCTCGTCATGGTCGACGAGGTGTACGACCACTTCGATCTGACCGGCGAGTTCGAGTCCGCGCTGATGCTTGACTCCGATCGCGTGATCGTCACCAGCGGCTTCTCGAAGTCGATGGCGATCACCGGATTCCGGGTCGGGTACGGGATCTTCCCCGAGGCGCACGTCGGCGACGCCAAGACGCGGCACATGCTCGTGAACGTCGCCGGGGCGCGTCCCTCCCAGTACGCGGTCCACCACGCGCTCGCGGAGACGCCGCCGAGCTACTACGCGGAAGCCCGCGAACTGCTCGCTGACCGCGTGGACGCGTTCACCGACGCGCTCGACGCGGCGGGCGCGGAGTACACCCGCCCGGAGGGGGCGTTCTACGTGCTCGCGCGCTTCGAGGGGTTCCCCGGAACGATGGAGAACGTCAAGCGCCTGATCGACGAGGCCGGCGTCGCCGGGATGCCGGGCGACGCGTTCGGCACCGCCCGCGGCGAGTGGATCCGGTTCGCCCTGGTGACGCCGCGGGCTGCCGAGGCCGCAGAGCGACTGGCCGACTACTTCGGGGACTGA
- a CDS encoding DUF7565 family protein — protein sequence MPRWTCGIDGCDAAFDDVESAIVHQTNGHQRHECKVCGTIVPDGYFAIRHAFDEHTRAEFVRAYDADSAAVRRREGIKRDIEREADLQRVVDQLDRSP from the coding sequence ATGCCCCGCTGGACGTGCGGTATCGACGGCTGCGACGCCGCCTTCGACGACGTGGAGTCGGCCATCGTCCACCAGACGAACGGCCACCAGCGCCACGAGTGCAAGGTGTGCGGCACGATCGTTCCGGACGGCTACTTCGCGATCCGGCACGCGTTCGACGAACACACCCGGGCCGAGTTCGTGCGCGCGTACGACGCTGACTCCGCGGCGGTCCGTCGCCGGGAAGGAATCAAACGGGATATCGAGCGCGAGGCGGACCTCCAGCGAGTCGTCGATCAGCTGGACCGGAGCCCGTAG
- a CDS encoding nucleoside phosphorylase produces the protein MTDKSDRSEDPNDEVQYHVEVGEDDVADAVLLPGNPERVDKITALWDGHEEVAHHREYRTATGTYEDAPISVTSTGIGSPSAAIAVEELARVGVDTFIRVGSCGAIQPGMDVGDLVITTGAVRQEGTSDEYVREDYPAAADGEVVSALVAAAERLGYDYHTGVTMSADSFYAGQGRPGFEGFEAAGSDELVAELQDANVKNIEMEASAILTIANVYGLRAGAICSVYANRVTGEFRTEGESRTAETASLAVTLLARMDEVKREAGADRWHAGLSL, from the coding sequence ATGACCGACAAGAGCGACAGGAGCGAGGATCCGAACGACGAGGTGCAGTACCACGTCGAGGTCGGTGAGGACGATGTCGCGGACGCCGTGCTGCTCCCCGGCAATCCCGAGCGCGTGGACAAGATCACGGCGCTGTGGGACGGCCACGAGGAGGTCGCACACCACCGCGAGTACCGCACTGCGACCGGGACCTACGAGGACGCGCCGATCTCTGTGACCTCGACCGGGATCGGCTCGCCGTCGGCCGCCATCGCGGTCGAGGAACTCGCCAGAGTGGGTGTCGACACGTTCATCCGGGTCGGCTCCTGCGGCGCGATCCAGCCGGGGATGGACGTGGGCGATCTGGTGATCACGACCGGCGCGGTCCGGCAGGAGGGTACCAGCGACGAGTACGTCCGCGAGGACTACCCGGCGGCCGCCGACGGCGAGGTCGTCTCGGCGCTCGTCGCCGCCGCCGAGCGGCTCGGCTACGACTATCACACCGGCGTGACGATGAGCGCCGACTCCTTCTACGCCGGGCAGGGCCGCCCCGGCTTCGAGGGGTTTGAGGCGGCCGGCTCCGACGAGCTGGTCGCGGAACTACAGGACGCGAACGTGAAGAACATCGAGATGGAGGCGTCGGCGATCCTCACGATCGCGAACGTGTACGGGCTCCGCGCGGGCGCGATCTGCTCGGTCTACGCCAACCGGGTCACCGGCGAGTTCCGCACCGAGGGGGAGTCGCGGACGGCCGAGACCGCGAGCCTCGCCGTGACCCTCCTCGCACGGATGGACGAGGTCAAACGCGAGGCGGGCGCCGATCGCTGGCACGCCGGCCTCTCGCTGTAG